A window of the Agrococcus jejuensis genome harbors these coding sequences:
- a CDS encoding ABC transporter ATP-binding protein, giving the protein MSEPLLQVDDLQVEFRVGADVVPAVRGASFTLHRGEVLALVGESGSGKSVSALSLVGLLPDTASVSGSARLDGDELIGMPESRMRHVRGDRIAVVFQDPTNALDPVFTIGFQIGEMLRRHRPSMSKAERHERTLELLRMVELPDPEQRIRSYPHQLSGGQAQRVMIAMALSCDPELLIADEPTTALDVTVQREVLDVMRRLQERTGTSILLITHDMGVVADMADRVVVLRRGLVEETAEVQALFDAPQADYTKQLLAAVPQLGSPERPAPEPSEPVLRVQDLVVEYKVRRGVVRAVDGVSLEIGESEMLALVGESGSGKSTIGKSILGLAPLTEGSVTIAGLDIASASRRQVREVKRSIGVVFQNPTAALNPRATIGDSIGEPLAVHERMRGAALTARVGELLERVELPASWAARYPHELSGGQRQRVAIARALALKPTLLIADEPTSALDVSVQATVLELLRELQRDLRFACLFVSHDLAVVDALCDRVAVMHRGAIVELGSRRSVLMAPEHEYTQRLLEAAPLPDPRAQRARRAA; this is encoded by the coding sequence ATGAGCGAGCCGCTGCTGCAGGTCGACGACCTGCAGGTCGAGTTCCGCGTCGGCGCCGACGTCGTGCCCGCCGTGCGCGGGGCGTCGTTCACGCTGCACCGCGGCGAGGTGCTCGCGCTCGTCGGCGAGTCCGGCTCGGGCAAGAGCGTCTCGGCGCTGTCGCTCGTGGGACTGCTGCCCGACACCGCATCCGTCTCGGGCTCGGCCCGCCTCGACGGCGACGAGCTCATCGGCATGCCCGAGTCGCGCATGCGGCACGTGCGCGGCGACCGCATCGCCGTCGTCTTCCAGGACCCGACGAACGCCCTCGACCCCGTCTTCACGATCGGCTTCCAGATCGGCGAGATGCTGCGGCGTCACCGCCCGTCGATGTCGAAGGCCGAGCGGCACGAGCGCACCCTCGAGCTGCTGCGCATGGTCGAGCTGCCCGATCCCGAGCAGCGCATCCGCTCGTACCCGCACCAGCTGTCGGGCGGGCAGGCGCAGCGCGTGATGATCGCGATGGCGCTGTCGTGCGACCCCGAGCTGCTCATCGCCGACGAGCCCACGACCGCGCTCGACGTGACGGTGCAGCGCGAGGTGCTCGACGTCATGCGCCGCCTGCAGGAGCGCACGGGCACGTCGATCCTGCTCATCACGCACGACATGGGCGTCGTCGCCGACATGGCCGACCGCGTCGTCGTGCTGCGCCGCGGCCTCGTCGAGGAGACGGCCGAGGTGCAGGCGCTGTTCGACGCCCCGCAGGCCGACTACACGAAGCAGCTGCTCGCCGCCGTGCCGCAGCTCGGCTCGCCCGAGCGACCGGCGCCGGAGCCGTCGGAGCCGGTGCTGCGCGTGCAGGACCTCGTCGTGGAGTACAAGGTGCGCCGCGGCGTCGTGCGCGCCGTCGACGGCGTCTCGCTCGAGATCGGCGAAAGCGAGATGCTCGCGCTCGTCGGCGAGTCGGGCTCGGGCAAGTCGACGATCGGCAAGAGCATCCTGGGCCTCGCGCCGCTGACGGAGGGCTCGGTCACCATCGCGGGCCTCGACATCGCGTCGGCGTCGCGACGGCAGGTGCGCGAGGTGAAGCGGTCGATCGGCGTCGTCTTCCAGAATCCGACGGCCGCGCTGAACCCGCGCGCGACGATCGGCGACTCCATCGGCGAGCCGCTCGCCGTGCACGAGCGGATGCGCGGCGCCGCCCTGACGGCGCGCGTCGGCGAGCTGCTCGAGCGCGTCGAGCTGCCCGCATCCTGGGCCGCCCGCTACCCGCACGAGCTCTCGGGCGGCCAGCGCCAGCGCGTCGCGATCGCCCGCGCGCTCGCACTGAAGCCGACGCTGCTGATCGCCGACGAGCCGACCAGCGCCCTCGACGTGTCGGTGCAGGCGACGGTGCTCGAGCTGCTGCGCGAGCTGCAGCGCGACCTGCGCTTCGCGTGCCTCTTCGTGAGCCACGACCTCGCGGTCGTCGACGCCCTCTGCGACCGCGTCGCCGTCATGCACCGCGGCGCGATCGTCGAGCTCGGCTCGCGTCGCTCGGTGCTCATGGCGCCCGAGCACGAGTACACGCAGCGCCTGCTCGAGGCGGCGCCGCTGCCCGACCCGCGCGCGCAGCGGGCGCGCCGGGCGGCGTAG